Genomic DNA from Modestobacter versicolor:
GGACGACGAGCTTCACCGCCCCCAGCGCGACCGCGAGCGCGGCCGCCGCGGTGTCGGCGTTGACGTTGTGCACCTGGCCCTCGGCGTCCGGGGCCACGGTGGCGACGACCGGGATGTGCCCGGCCTCGATGAGCGCGGTGACCGGGGTCGGGTCGACGGCGACGACGTCACCGACCAGCCCGACGTCGACGGGCTCGCCCTCGACGACGGCGTGCGTGCGCTCGGCGGTGAACAGCCCGCCGTCCTCCCCGGACAGGCCGACCGCCAGCGGGCCGTGCTCGTTGATCAGCCCGACCACCTCGGGGCTCACCTGGCCGGTGAGCACCATCCGGACGACGTCGATCGTCTCCTCGGTGGTGACCCGCAGGCCGCCGCGGAACTCGCTGGTGATGCCCAGCCGGTTCAGCATGGCGCTGATCTGCGGGCCGCCGCCGTGCACGACGACCGGGTAGATGCCGCAGGTGCGCAGGAAGACCATGTCCTCGGCGAAGGCGCGGCGGCACTCCTCGTCGACCATGGCGTGCCCGCCGTACTTGACCACCACGACGTTGCCGTGGAACTCGCGCAGCCAGGGCAGCGCGCCGGTGAGGACGGCGACCTTGGCGGCGTCGCCAGCCGGGTCGTTGACCCGCATGACCCGGTGCGTGCCGATCGTGCGGCGCGGCGGGGTCTCGTCGATGGCGACGTCGGGCGGGGTGGGGTCCTGCGCGGTGTTCGTCATGTCGAGTAGGCCGAGTTCTCGTGCACGTAGGCGAGGGACAGGTCGTTGGTCCAGATCGTGGCCTGCTCGGTGCCGGCCCGGAGGTCGACGTCGATGCTGATGGCCCGGCCGGTGAGGTCGACGCCGTCGCGCGGGTCGCCGATCGCGCCGCCGCGGCAGACCGTGACGCCGTTGATCGCGACGTCGACCTGGTCGGCCTCGAACGCGGCGTCGGTGGTGCCGATGGCCGCCAGCACCCGGCCCCAGTTCGGGTCGTTGCCGAACAGCGCCGTCTTGAGCAGGTTGTTGCGGGCGCAGGCCCGGCCGGCGGTGAGCGCGTCGGCGACGCTGGCGGCGCCGCGGACGGTGATCGCGATGTCCTTCGTGGAGCCCTCGGCGTCGGCGAGCAGCTGCATCGCCAGGTCGGTGGCCGCCGCCGTCAGCACGGCGGTGAACTCCTCGGCAGTGGGCGTGACACCGCTGGCGCCGTTGGCCATCACGATGACGGTGTCGTTGGTGGACAGGCACCCGTCGGAGTCGACCCGCTCGAAGCTGGCGCCGGTCGCGGCCCGCAGGGCGGGCTCCAGCACCTCGGCGGGGACGACGGCGTCGGTGGTGAGGACGACGAGCATGGTGGCCAGCGACGGGGCGAGCATGCCCGCGCCCTTGGCCATCCCGCCCACGGTCCACCCGCTGCCGGCCTGCACCGTCGTCTTGGGCACCGAGTCGGTGGTCATGATCGCCCGGGCGGCGTCCGGACCGCCGTCGGCGGACAGCGCCTGCGCCGCCGCGGTGGCGCCGGCCAGCAGCAGGTCCATCGGCAGCCGCACGCCGATCAGCCCGGTGGAGGCCACCGCCACGTCGATGGCGCCGATGCCCAGCTGGTCGG
This window encodes:
- the argJ gene encoding bifunctional glutamate N-acetyltransferase/amino-acid acetyltransferase ArgJ, translating into MSVTAPQGFRAAGVAAGLKSTGAPDVALVVNDGPDDAAAAVFTTNRFPAAPVLWSRQVLGGHRLKAVVLNSGGANACTGPEGFGDTHATAEHVADQLGIGAIDVAVASTGLIGVRLPMDLLLAGATAAAQALSADGGPDAARAIMTTDSVPKTTVQAGSGWTVGGMAKGAGMLAPSLATMLVVLTTDAVVPAEVLEPALRAATGASFERVDSDGCLSTNDTVIVMANGASGVTPTAEEFTAVLTAAATDLAMQLLADAEGSTKDIAITVRGAASVADALTAGRACARNNLLKTALFGNDPNWGRVLAAIGTTDAAFEADQVDVAINGVTVCRGGAIGDPRDGVDLTGRAISIDVDLRAGTEQATIWTNDLSLAYVHENSAYST
- the argB gene encoding acetylglutamate kinase, giving the protein MTNTAQDPTPPDVAIDETPPRRTIGTHRVMRVNDPAGDAAKVAVLTGALPWLREFHGNVVVVKYGGHAMVDEECRRAFAEDMVFLRTCGIYPVVVHGGGPQISAMLNRLGITSEFRGGLRVTTEETIDVVRMVLTGQVSPEVVGLINEHGPLAVGLSGEDGGLFTAERTHAVVEGEPVDVGLVGDVVAVDPTPVTALIEAGHIPVVATVAPDAEGQVHNVNADTAAAALAVALGAVKLVVLTDVEGLYANWPDRDSLVEQIDATELAEILPTLDAGMIPKMAACLRAVEGGVKRATVVDGRLPHALLLEMFTTEGTGTMVVPADQEEGAAP